From Rhodovastum atsumiense, a single genomic window includes:
- the treZ gene encoding malto-oligosyltrehalose trehalohydrolase, producing MSSSSRSSTDKNATPAESWPSGLEAVAEAALPDFLLRQRWYPAKDAGRPAVTLATLVAFPSPRQPAALAIWRVTPPGQAPLLLFVPLALVPAGGGTDPAQVIAPAPASAPGGAAPAGVLVEAFSTDDFVRAWIGALVRGKGTARDRLRTGHTDRLAQAGLEPGGNWAVRRSHAEQSNTSIRIGEGAILKVIRKLEQGIHPELEVGRFLTGEAGFTATPALLGWAELDLPGATGSITLSVLQAFVPNQGDGWNWVLGRLGRAVAADEPASEQMLAETTAWLRRLGQRTAEMHRAFGIDSQDPAFRPHAVGPAERQGWTEAAQALARRVLDGLAADARQLAPPARDLAAALLGRRDELAAQLETVLRDAPAFARTRHHGDYHLGQVLVAGEDAIIIDFEGEPMRPLAERRAHHAPLRDVAGLLRSVAYAAAAAGRALPADLPEAQRTAALRRLDAWEAEASRAFFDAYLAAAQGTPGCPADLPAAARLVHFFMLERALYEIAYERANRPDWVAIPLRGVLALLDAAPVTRRHAMPFGAELQADGRVRFRLWAPAHKQIRLALDGAAETLALQAQDGGWHELVTDRARAGTRYRYVLPDGLHVPDPASRHQPNDVHGPSEVIDPAAHVWGDAAWKGRPWEEAVVYELHVGAFTPGGTFRAAIDRLDHLVALGVTAIEIMPVGDFPGLRNWGYDGVLPYAPDGSYGRPEDLKALVEAAHARGLMVLLDVVYNHFGPEGAYLHAIAPQAFTDRHKTPWGAAINTDGAEASPVRDFFIHNALYWIEEFHLDGLRLDAVHAILDDSPLHLLEDLARRVREAVPDRPVHLVLENEENQASRLVRDADGRPRWYTAQWNDDAHHVLHVAASGEAKGYYADYKGHTDRLGRALAEGFAFQGEVMPYRGHARGEPSAALPPGAFIAFIQNHDQVGNRAFGDRLTAFAPEAAVRAVASVYLLLPQVPMLFMGEEWAAAQPFPFFCDFSGDLAEAVRRGRREEFARFPEFQDPATRERIPDPTAEATFAAAKLRWEDLARAPHAGWLDWYRRVLALRHAEIVPLLTGIRAGGRYEIIGDGAVVVRWNLGESGTGAGGALVLAANLSPTPVEGFPVAAGKVLWQEGETGAEADGRFGPWAVRWAIEAAAESGSATLDELAGRMGIEPVFRDARGKTVRASAQTKRSLLAAMGVAADDEAQVRATLEALERADWQRPLPPVVVLDVTAGPLVVEIVLPPDTGQIIWHLALEDGSEIVAQVAFDRLDLVASCHVDGQALQRRRLVLPDDLPWGYHRFSFQPGQAATTLVVTPGRCWLPPGLAEGRRLWGIAAQLYLLRSATDWGIGDFGDLRSLVELTAARGADVIGLNPLHALFHDDPEHASPYSPASRLLLNVLNIDVLAVPELLDCPQTRELITSEAFRARVAACSARPLVDYAEVTALKFSVLEQLFHACRTAADPARWEGFTAFRRERGTVLERNCLFLALREYFAARDPALADWHCWPEEYRDPDSPTVARFAEANRERLDFLAWLQWLADTQLAAAAATASARGMAVGLYRDLAVGADRAGAETWVNAAAVVSGAQVGAPPDILNPAGQDWGVPPFNPRALREEGYRSFIELIRANMRHAGGLRIDHVMGLQHLYWVPRGRKPPDGAYVQYPLQDLVGILALESHRQRCLVVGEDLGTVPEGFREHMAAANILSYRVLYFEQDFTTGAFFPPAAYPGLALAVIGSHDLPTLRGWWTERDIEIREQLGLFPDPADASRQREARARDRTQLLQALRTEGLLPDEGEPDIPKLARAVHAFLARSPAVLAMAQIDDLTDEADPVNVPTTSEEHPNWRRRLSMTLEELAVRPRFIDIAEIFRAERGTPQPEDSSDHE from the coding sequence GTGTCGTCATCCTCACGCTCTTCAACCGACAAGAATGCCACTCCCGCCGAATCCTGGCCGTCCGGGCTGGAGGCGGTGGCCGAGGCCGCATTGCCGGATTTCCTGCTGCGGCAACGCTGGTACCCCGCCAAGGACGCCGGCCGGCCGGCGGTGACGCTCGCGACCCTGGTTGCCTTTCCGAGCCCCCGCCAGCCTGCCGCGCTCGCCATCTGGCGAGTGACCCCGCCGGGGCAGGCGCCGTTGCTGCTCTTCGTGCCGCTCGCGCTGGTTCCGGCCGGGGGGGGGACGGATCCGGCCCAGGTGATTGCTCCCGCTCCCGCCTCGGCGCCGGGCGGGGCCGCCCCGGCCGGGGTGCTGGTGGAAGCCTTTTCCACCGATGACTTCGTGCGCGCCTGGATCGGCGCGCTGGTGCGGGGGAAGGGCACGGCGCGGGACCGGCTGCGTACGGGCCACACCGATCGCCTGGCGCAGGCCGGGCTCGAGCCGGGCGGCAATTGGGCGGTGCGCCGCAGCCATGCCGAGCAGTCCAACACCTCGATCCGGATCGGCGAGGGGGCGATCCTGAAGGTGATCCGCAAGCTGGAGCAGGGCATCCATCCCGAGCTGGAGGTTGGTCGCTTCCTCACCGGCGAGGCCGGCTTCACGGCGACGCCGGCTTTGCTCGGCTGGGCCGAACTGGACCTTCCGGGCGCCACCGGGTCCATCACGCTGTCGGTGCTGCAGGCTTTCGTGCCGAACCAGGGCGATGGCTGGAACTGGGTGCTGGGGCGACTGGGGCGCGCCGTCGCGGCCGACGAACCTGCCTCGGAGCAGATGCTGGCGGAAACGACCGCCTGGCTGCGCCGCCTGGGTCAGCGCACCGCCGAGATGCATCGCGCCTTCGGCATCGACAGCCAGGATCCGGCCTTCCGGCCGCATGCGGTCGGGCCGGCGGAACGGCAGGGCTGGACCGAGGCGGCGCAGGCGCTGGCCCGACGCGTCCTCGACGGGCTCGCGGCCGATGCCCGGCAACTGGCGCCGCCGGCGCGGGACCTGGCCGCCGCCCTGCTGGGGCGCCGGGACGAACTGGCCGCGCAACTCGAGACGGTGCTGCGCGATGCCCCTGCCTTCGCCCGCACGCGCCACCATGGCGACTACCATCTGGGTCAGGTGCTGGTCGCCGGGGAGGACGCGATCATCATCGATTTCGAGGGCGAGCCCATGCGCCCGCTTGCCGAGCGCCGCGCCCATCACGCGCCGTTGCGCGACGTGGCGGGGCTGCTGCGCTCTGTCGCCTATGCCGCCGCGGCCGCCGGCCGCGCCTTGCCCGCCGACCTGCCGGAGGCGCAACGCACGGCGGCGCTGCGCCGCCTGGACGCCTGGGAGGCGGAGGCATCGCGCGCCTTCTTCGATGCTTATCTTGCGGCCGCGCAGGGAACGCCGGGCTGCCCGGCTGACCTACCGGCGGCCGCACGGCTGGTGCATTTCTTCATGCTGGAGAGGGCGCTCTACGAGATCGCCTACGAGCGCGCCAACCGACCGGACTGGGTCGCCATCCCGTTGCGCGGCGTGCTGGCGCTGCTGGATGCCGCGCCGGTGACGCGCCGGCATGCCATGCCCTTCGGTGCCGAGCTGCAGGCCGATGGGCGGGTGCGCTTCCGCCTCTGGGCCCCCGCCCACAAACAGATCCGGCTTGCCCTCGACGGCGCGGCGGAGACGTTGGCCTTGCAGGCACAGGACGGTGGCTGGCACGAGCTGGTCACCGACCGGGCGCGTGCCGGCACGCGCTACCGCTACGTGCTGCCGGACGGGCTGCACGTGCCCGACCCGGCCTCGCGCCACCAGCCCAACGATGTGCACGGGCCGAGCGAGGTGATCGATCCGGCCGCCCATGTCTGGGGCGACGCCGCCTGGAAGGGCCGTCCCTGGGAAGAGGCGGTGGTCTACGAGCTGCATGTCGGCGCCTTCACGCCGGGCGGCACCTTCCGCGCCGCCATCGACCGGCTGGATCATCTGGTGGCGCTGGGCGTCACCGCGATCGAGATCATGCCGGTCGGCGATTTCCCCGGCCTGCGCAACTGGGGCTATGACGGCGTGCTGCCCTATGCGCCCGACGGCAGCTATGGCCGCCCCGAGGACCTGAAGGCCCTGGTAGAGGCCGCCCATGCGCGCGGGCTGATGGTGCTGCTCGACGTGGTCTATAACCATTTCGGACCGGAGGGCGCCTATCTCCACGCTATCGCGCCGCAGGCCTTCACCGACCGCCACAAGACGCCCTGGGGTGCCGCCATCAACACCGACGGTGCCGAGGCCAGCCCGGTCCGCGACTTCTTCATCCACAACGCCCTGTACTGGATCGAGGAGTTTCACCTCGACGGCCTGCGGCTGGATGCGGTGCACGCCATCCTCGACGACAGCCCGCTTCATCTGCTGGAGGATCTGGCCAGGCGCGTGCGCGAAGCCGTGCCGGACCGGCCCGTCCATCTCGTGCTGGAGAACGAGGAGAACCAGGCTTCCCGCCTGGTCCGCGACGCGGACGGCAGGCCGCGCTGGTATACCGCGCAGTGGAACGACGATGCCCACCACGTGCTGCACGTGGCGGCGAGCGGCGAGGCCAAGGGCTACTACGCCGACTACAAAGGCCATACCGACAGGCTCGGTCGTGCCCTGGCCGAGGGCTTCGCCTTCCAGGGCGAGGTCATGCCCTATCGCGGCCATGCCCGCGGCGAGCCGAGCGCGGCGCTGCCGCCCGGCGCCTTCATCGCCTTCATCCAGAACCACGACCAGGTCGGCAACCGCGCCTTCGGCGACCGCCTGACCGCCTTCGCCCCGGAAGCTGCGGTGCGGGCGGTGGCATCGGTCTATCTGCTGCTGCCGCAGGTGCCGATGCTGTTCATGGGCGAGGAATGGGCCGCCGCGCAGCCTTTCCCGTTTTTCTGTGATTTCAGCGGCGATCTGGCCGAGGCGGTGCGCCGGGGCCGGCGCGAGGAATTCGCCCGCTTCCCCGAATTCCAGGACCCGGCGACGCGCGAGCGCATCCCCGATCCCACGGCGGAGGCCACCTTCGCCGCGGCGAAGCTGCGCTGGGAGGATCTGGCGCGCGCGCCGCATGCGGGATGGCTCGATTGGTACCGGCGTGTCCTGGCCCTTCGCCATGCCGAGATCGTGCCGCTTCTGACCGGCATCCGCGCCGGTGGGCGTTACGAGATCATCGGCGACGGCGCGGTGGTGGTGCGCTGGAACCTTGGTGAGTCCGGGACGGGGGCAGGCGGCGCGCTGGTGCTGGCGGCCAATCTCTCCCCAACGCCGGTCGAGGGATTTCCCGTCGCTGCCGGAAAGGTGCTGTGGCAGGAAGGCGAGACCGGCGCGGAGGCGGACGGGCGTTTCGGCCCGTGGGCGGTCCGGTGGGCGATCGAGGCGGCGGCGGAATCCGGCAGCGCCACCCTGGACGAGCTGGCCGGGCGGATGGGCATCGAACCCGTCTTCCGTGACGCCCGGGGGAAAACGGTGCGGGCCAGCGCCCAAACCAAGCGCAGCCTGCTCGCCGCGATGGGGGTTGCGGCCGACGACGAGGCACAGGTCCGCGCGACCCTTGAGGCCTTGGAGCGGGCCGACTGGCAGCGCCCGTTGCCCCCCGTGGTGGTTCTGGACGTCACTGCCGGGCCGCTGGTGGTGGAGATCGTCCTGCCCCCCGATACCGGCCAGATCATCTGGCACCTGGCCCTGGAAGACGGCAGCGAGATCGTGGCGCAGGTGGCGTTCGACCGGCTCGACCTGGTGGCGTCCTGCCATGTCGACGGCCAGGCGCTGCAGCGCCGCCGGCTGGTGCTGCCCGACGATCTGCCATGGGGCTATCACCGGTTTTCCTTCCAGCCAGGGCAGGCGGCCACGACACTGGTGGTGACCCCCGGACGTTGCTGGCTGCCGCCGGGGCTGGCCGAGGGGCGCCGGCTCTGGGGCATCGCCGCGCAGCTTTATCTGCTGCGCTCCGCCACCGACTGGGGCATCGGTGATTTCGGCGATCTGCGCAGTTTGGTGGAACTGACCGCCGCGCGCGGGGCCGACGTGATCGGCCTCAACCCGCTGCACGCCCTGTTCCACGACGACCCCGAGCATGCCAGCCCCTATTCGCCGGCCAGCCGCCTGCTGCTGAACGTGCTCAACATCGACGTGCTAGCGGTGCCCGAACTGCTGGACTGCCCGCAGACCCGGGAGCTGATCACCTCGGAGGCGTTCCGCGCCCGCGTGGCGGCGTGCAGCGCGCGGCCCCTCGTGGATTATGCCGAGGTCACTGCCCTCAAGTTCTCGGTGCTGGAGCAGTTGTTCCATGCCTGCAGAACGGCCGCCGACCCCGCCCGCTGGGAGGGCTTCACGGCGTTCCGGCGCGAGCGTGGCACGGTGCTGGAGCGCAACTGCCTGTTCCTGGCCCTGCGCGAGTATTTCGCCGCCCGCGATCCCGCCCTGGCCGACTGGCATTGCTGGCCGGAGGAGTACCGTGACCCGGATTCCCCCACGGTGGCACGCTTTGCCGAAGCGAACCGTGAGCGGCTGGATTTTCTTGCGTGGCTGCAATGGCTGGCCGACACGCAGCTTGCCGCCGCCGCGGCGACGGCGTCCGCGCGCGGCATGGCGGTGGGGCTCTACCGCGACCTCGCGGTGGGGGCCGATCGTGCCGGTGCCGAGACCTGGGTCAATGCCGCGGCCGTGGTCTCCGGCGCCCAGGTCGGCGCGCCGCCCGACATCCTCAACCCGGCCGGCCAGGACTGGGGGGTGCCGCCCTTCAATCCCCGGGCATTGCGGGAAGAAGGCTATCGCAGCTTCATCGAACTGATCCGCGCCAATATGCGCCACGCCGGTGGGTTGCGCATCGATCACGTCATGGGGCTGCAGCACCTCTATTGGGTGCCACGGGGCCGCAAGCCACCGGACGGCGCCTATGTGCAGTATCCGCTGCAGGATCTGGTCGGCATCCTGGCGCTGGAGAGCCATCGCCAGCGTTGCCTCGTCGTCGGCGAGGACCTCGGCACGGTGCCTGAGGGGTTCCGCGAGCACATGGCGGCGGCGAATATCCTTTCCTACCGGGTGCTGTATTTCGAGCAGGACTTCACGACCGGTGCCTTCTTCCCGCCCGCGGCCTATCCGGGGCTGGCCCTGGCGGTGATCGGCAGCCATGACCTGCCGACCCTGCGCGGCTGGTGGACGGAGCGCGACATCGAGATCAGGGAGCAGCTCGGCCTGTTCCCCGATCCGGCGGACGCATCGCGCCAGCGCGAGGCCCGCGCGCGTGACCGGACGCAGTTGCTGCAGGCACTGCGCACCGAGGGCCTGTTGCCGGACGAGGGC
- the fghA gene encoding S-formylglutathione hydrolase, translated as MALESVSRARCFGGTQHVFRHRSAETGTEMRFAAFVPPQAGAGRLPVVWFLSGLTCTEENFTMKAGAQRVAAELGLLLLVPDTSPRGEGVPDDPDGAYDFGLGAGFYLDATQAPWARNYRMESYLLHELPAQVAAELPADLTRQAIMGHSMGGHGAITLALKTPGRFASVSAFAPISAPMRCPWGEKALGGYLGPDRSAWRRYDSCALIEDGARLPELLVDQGMADTFLESQLKPDLLRAACADAGIPLTLRLQEGYDHSYFFIASFIEDHLRWHAGRLGRAA; from the coding sequence ATGGCCTTGGAGTCCGTCTCCCGCGCCCGCTGTTTCGGCGGCACCCAGCACGTCTTCCGCCACCGCTCGGCCGAGACCGGCACCGAAATGCGGTTCGCCGCCTTCGTCCCGCCGCAGGCCGGGGCAGGCAGGCTCCCTGTGGTCTGGTTCCTCTCCGGCCTGACCTGCACCGAGGAAAACTTCACCATGAAGGCCGGGGCACAGCGCGTGGCGGCGGAGCTGGGCCTGCTGCTGCTGGTCCCCGATACCAGCCCGCGCGGCGAGGGCGTGCCGGATGACCCCGACGGAGCCTACGATTTCGGCCTCGGCGCCGGCTTCTACCTGGATGCCACGCAGGCGCCCTGGGCGCGGAATTACCGGATGGAGAGCTACCTGCTGCACGAACTGCCCGCCCAGGTCGCGGCCGAGCTTCCGGCCGACCTGACCCGGCAGGCGATCATGGGTCACTCGATGGGGGGACATGGGGCGATCACCCTGGCGCTGAAGACCCCGGGCCGCTTCGCCAGTGTCTCGGCCTTCGCCCCGATCAGCGCGCCGATGCGCTGCCCGTGGGGGGAAAAGGCGCTGGGCGGGTATCTGGGCCCGGACCGGTCCGCCTGGCGACGCTACGACAGTTGCGCCCTGATCGAGGATGGCGCCCGCCTGCCGGAGCTGCTGGTCGACCAGGGCATGGCGGACACGTTCCTCGAAAGCCAGTTGAAGCCGGACCTGCTGCGGGCGGCCTGTGCCGATGCGGGCATCCCCCTGACCCTGCGCCTGCAGGAAGGCTACGATCATTCCTACTTCTTCATCGCCAGCTTCATCGAGGACCATCTGCGCTGGCATGCCGGACGGCTCGGCAGGGCGGCGTGA
- a CDS encoding HAD hydrolase-like protein has protein sequence MTPRYRLVIFDSDGTLTDSFPWFQDVINDVAEHFGFARLDDARLEALRSLGARETLQELGVPRWQLPFIVRHMRRLKARDHHRMRLFPGVPATLRRLKECGVTLAVVSSDVESNVRRTLGPTNAWLIDHYACGASVFGKSARMRHLLRQAGFRPGEAIAIGDEIRDVEAAHSLGIAFGAVSWGYTQPEALAAQAPSVLFSTLDEILVHVTGTHGTGGRPSI, from the coding sequence ATGACCCCCCGCTACCGTCTCGTCATCTTCGATTCCGACGGCACGCTGACCGATTCCTTCCCCTGGTTCCAGGACGTGATCAACGACGTCGCCGAGCACTTCGGTTTCGCGCGCCTGGACGACGCCCGGTTGGAAGCCCTCCGCTCATTGGGCGCGCGCGAGACGCTGCAGGAACTCGGCGTCCCACGCTGGCAACTGCCGTTCATCGTGCGGCACATGCGCCGGTTGAAGGCCCGCGACCACCATCGCATGCGCCTTTTTCCCGGCGTGCCGGCGACCTTGCGTCGCCTGAAGGAATGCGGCGTGACGCTGGCGGTGGTCAGTTCCGATGTCGAAAGCAACGTGCGCCGGACGCTGGGGCCCACGAATGCCTGGTTGATCGATCACTATGCCTGCGGGGCTTCGGTCTTCGGCAAGTCCGCCCGCATGCGGCACCTGCTGCGGCAGGCCGGTTTCCGCCCCGGCGAGGCGATCGCGATCGGCGACGAAATCCGCGACGTCGAGGCCGCGCATTCCCTCGGCATTGCCTTCGGGGCCGTGTCCTGGGGTTATACGCAGCCAGAGGCATTGGCGGCGCAGGCACCCTCCGTCCTGTTCTCGACTCTCGACGAGATCCTCGTCCACGTCACCGGCACCCACGGGACGGGCGGCCGGCCTTCGATCTGA
- a CDS encoding DUF4142 domain-containing protein: MTRILASTALALLLLAGCAETQKATDTTVAAAKAQVNPTLSTSDAAFITAAARGGMAEVQLGQLAQTNGRSTAVKRFGQRMVTDHGRANQDLAALAQQKQISLPDGIGAEHQQTYDALAKLHGRAFDRAYAKAMVQDHRSDLQAYQTEAQSGTDADVKAFAARNVPVLQEHLRLAQRLPQH; this comes from the coding sequence ATGACCCGGATCCTGGCCAGCACCGCTCTCGCGCTGCTGCTGCTGGCAGGCTGCGCGGAAACGCAGAAGGCCACGGACACCACCGTCGCCGCGGCGAAGGCGCAGGTCAATCCGACCTTGTCCACCAGCGATGCCGCCTTCATCACCGCGGCTGCGCGCGGTGGCATGGCCGAGGTGCAGCTCGGCCAGCTTGCCCAGACGAACGGGCGCTCCACGGCGGTGAAGCGCTTCGGCCAGCGTATGGTCACCGACCACGGGCGCGCCAACCAGGACCTCGCGGCGCTGGCGCAGCAGAAGCAGATCTCGCTGCCGGACGGGATCGGCGCCGAGCACCAGCAGACCTATGACGCCCTGGCGAAGCTGCATGGCCGCGCCTTCGACCGGGCCTATGCCAAGGCCATGGTGCAGGACCACCGATCCGATCTGCAGGCGTACCAGACCGAGGCGCAGAGCGGCACCGATGCCGACGTGAAGGCCTTTGCCGCGCGCAACGTACCGGTGCTGCAGGAGCATCTGCGCCTGGCGCAGCGATTGCCGCAGCATTAG